A portion of the Micromonospora vinacea genome contains these proteins:
- a CDS encoding glycosyltransferase, with protein sequence MTILLALLVAVAALTGHTWLNAARWLRRPTDRPDDVDEPVAVLLPLRDEATRVTPCLRALLAQRGVPGLRVVVLDDGSTDGTADVVRAVAGDDPRVTLLTGVAPPPGWLGKPHACWQLATRADPDATALVFVDADVVLAPHAVAAAVTELRAARVTLLSPYPRIVVATAADRLVQPLLQWLWLTFLPLRAMERSPRPSLAAAGGQFLVVDRAGYTAAGGHAAVADKILEDVELARAVKRAGGRIALADGSRLATCRMYDDWPQLRDGYSKSLWASFGHPGAAAAVVAALLLLYTAPPLIALGFASTVPRVSMVALIAYLLGVTGRVLTARATGGRWWPDALAHPVSVVVLGWLTLRSYHLRKRRRLTWRGRPVS encoded by the coding sequence ATGACCATCCTGCTCGCCCTGCTGGTCGCCGTCGCCGCGTTGACCGGGCACACCTGGCTCAACGCCGCCCGCTGGCTGCGTCGGCCCACCGACCGGCCCGACGACGTCGACGAGCCGGTGGCAGTGCTGCTGCCGCTGCGCGACGAGGCCACCCGGGTCACCCCCTGCCTGCGCGCCCTGCTGGCCCAGCGCGGCGTACCCGGGCTGCGCGTCGTGGTCCTCGACGACGGGTCCACCGACGGCACCGCCGACGTGGTCCGCGCGGTGGCAGGTGACGACCCCCGGGTCACGCTGCTCACCGGGGTCGCCCCGCCGCCGGGCTGGCTGGGCAAGCCGCACGCCTGCTGGCAGCTGGCCACCCGGGCCGACCCGGACGCCACAGCGCTGGTCTTCGTCGACGCCGACGTGGTGCTCGCCCCGCACGCCGTGGCCGCCGCCGTCACCGAATTGCGCGCCGCCCGGGTGACGCTGCTGTCGCCGTACCCCCGGATCGTGGTGGCGACGGCGGCCGACCGGTTGGTGCAGCCGCTGTTGCAGTGGCTGTGGCTGACCTTCCTGCCGCTGCGTGCGATGGAGCGCTCGCCGCGGCCGTCGCTGGCCGCGGCGGGCGGGCAGTTCCTGGTGGTGGACCGGGCCGGCTACACCGCCGCCGGCGGGCACGCCGCGGTCGCCGACAAGATCCTGGAGGACGTCGAGCTGGCCCGGGCGGTCAAGCGGGCCGGCGGGCGGATCGCCCTGGCCGACGGCTCCCGGCTGGCCACCTGCCGGATGTACGACGACTGGCCCCAACTGCGCGACGGGTACTCGAAGTCGCTCTGGGCGTCGTTCGGGCACCCGGGCGCGGCGGCGGCCGTGGTGGCGGCGCTGCTGCTGCTCTACACCGCTCCACCGCTGATCGCGCTGGGGTTCGCCTCGACAGTTCCCCGGGTGTCAATGGTTGCGCTCATCGCATATCTGCTCGGGGTGACCGGACGGGTGCTCACCGCCCGCGCGACCGGAGGACGGTGGTGGCCCGACGCGCTCGCACACCCCGTGTCGGTCGTGGTCCTCGGTTGGCTGACCCTGCGGTCGTACCATCTGCGAAAGCGACGCCGCCTGACCTGGCGGGGCCGCCCGGTCAGCTAG